The sequence below is a genomic window from Buchnera aphidicola (Sitobion avenae).
CGTATCAAAACGAATAATAGAACCGTCAGAACGCCTTACTCCTTTTTTAGTTCTTACTACTACAGCCTTAAGAACCTCTCCTTTTTTTACTTTTCCTCGAGGTATTGCTTCTTTAATAGTAATTTTAATTACGTCACCGATACGTGCATAACGACGACGTGAACCACCTAAAACTTTAATACACATAGCAGATCTTGCACCAGAGTTATCAGCTACATGCAGAATAGTTTGTTCTTGAATCATATTTTTCAAACTCCATTTATTTTAATTCAAATTAAAATAAAATTAGTAATTAAAAATAATTTCATTGTAACACCACTTAAATTCTATTAATAGAAAACATGAGCAGACCTGAGTTTGTTCATGTTTTTAAGTGTTCTTAAAAAACTGTTTTTTCAATAATACGAACTAAAACCCATGATTTTGTTTTAGAAATTGGGCGAGATTCTCGAATTTCTATTAAATCACCTATAGTACATTCGTTTTTTTCATCATGAATATGGAGTTTAGTAGTACGTTTGATAAATTTTCCATAAAGAACATGTTTTACAAAACGTTCAATGGCTACAACAGCAGATTTTTGCATCTTATTGCTGATAACACGACCTTGTAAAGTTCGAATTTTTTCCATTATTTTATCTTTTCCTTTTCATCTAACAAAGTCTTTACTTGAGCAATGTTTCGTCGAACTTTTCGCAGCAAATGAGGTTGCTTTAATTTTCCAGAAACAGATTGCATACGAAGATTGAATTGTTCCCTCAACAATTGCAAAAGTTCTGAATAAAGATCTTTTTTAGTTTTTTTTCTAAATTCTACTATTGCTTTCATTACATCACCATCTTATTTACAAAAGTAGTTTTAATTGGTAACTTTGCTGCTGCTAATTTAAATGCTTCACGAGATTCTTCTTCAGTAACTCCGTCTAATTCATAAAGAATTTTTCCAGGCTGAACTAAAGCAACCCAATATTCAACATTTCCTTTACCTTTACCCATTCTTACTTCTAATGGTTTTTGAGTTATAGGTTTGTCAGGAAATACACGTATCCACATTTTTCCTTGTCTTTTAATGCATCGAGTTATTGCTCTTCGTGCAGATTCAATTTGACGAGCAGTTAAACGTCCTCTATCAATGGCTTGTAGACCAAAAGCACCAAAATTAATATTAGTACCGGAAGCTAAACCACGATTTCGTCCTTTATGCATTTTACGAAATTTAGTACGTTTTGGTTGCAACATTATGAGTTTCTCCTTCTTTCTTACTTTCTATTTTTACGATATTGCTTTTTTGTCTGAATAGAAGGTTTTTCTAATTTTTCAACAGTTGCCATACCGCCTAATATTTCACCTTTGAAAATCCATACTTTGACACCTATTACACCATATGTTGTATGAGCTTCTGAAATACTGTAATCAATATTTGCACGTAAAGTATGAAGAGGAACTCTTCCTTCTCTGTACCATTCTCTACGAGCTATTTCAGCGCCGCCTAAACGTCCACTAACTTCAACTTTGATACCTTTTGCACCTTGTCTCATTGCGTTTTGAACTGATCTTTTCATAGCACGTCGAAACATAACTCTTCTTTCTAACTGAGAAGTAATACTATCGGAAACAAGTTTAGCATCTAATTCAGGTTTACGTACTTCAGAAATGTTAATTTGAACTGGTACATCAGTTATTTTAGCAATGGCAATTCTTAATTTTTCTACATCTTCACCTTTTTTTCCTATAACAATACCAGGTCTAGCAGTATAGATAGTAACTCGAATACTTTTAGCTGGTCTTTCAATAATAATTTGAGAAATTGACGCTTTTTCTAACTTTTTCATTAAAAACTGACGAACTTTATAATCACCGTCTAAATGATCAGCAAAATCTTTTGTATTAGCAAACCAAACAGAATTCCATTTTTTTATTATACCCAATCGCATACCATTAGGATGTACTTTCTGACCCATCACTGATTCTCCTCAATGTTAACGATCAGACACAATCACAGTAATATGACTAGTACGTTTTAAAATACGATCTGCACGTCCTTTAGCACGTGGCATCATTCTTTTCATCGTTGAACCTTCATTAACAAATATTTTTTTAATTCTCAATTTATCTATATCAGCACCATCATTATGCTCAGCATTAGCTACAGCTGATTCAAGTACTTTTTTGACTAAAGAAGCTGCTTTTTTATTCGTATACGTCAAAATATTTAATGCTTGTGGAACTTTTTTACCGCGAATTAAATCTGCAATTAAACGCACTTTTTGAGCTGAAGAACGTGCTTGACGATGTTGAGCTAAAGTTTCCATTTACTCCTCTTTTATAATTATTTCTTTTATTAATTAACGTTTTTTTATTTTTTTATCAGAA
It includes:
- the rplV gene encoding 50S ribosomal protein L22; translation: METLAQHRQARSSAQKVRLIADLIRGKKVPQALNILTYTNKKAASLVKKVLESAVANAEHNDGADIDKLRIKKIFVNEGSTMKRMMPRAKGRADRILKRTSHITVIVSDR
- the rpsQ gene encoding 30S ribosomal protein S17 — protein: MMEKIRTLQGRVISNKMQKSAVVAIERFVKHVLYGKFIKRTTKLHIHDEKNECTIGDLIEIRESRPISKTKSWVLVRIIEKTVF
- the rpsC gene encoding 30S ribosomal protein S3 codes for the protein MGQKVHPNGMRLGIIKKWNSVWFANTKDFADHLDGDYKVRQFLMKKLEKASISQIIIERPAKSIRVTIYTARPGIVIGKKGEDVEKLRIAIAKITDVPVQINISEVRKPELDAKLVSDSITSQLERRVMFRRAMKRSVQNAMRQGAKGIKVEVSGRLGGAEIARREWYREGRVPLHTLRANIDYSISEAHTTYGVIGVKVWIFKGEILGGMATVEKLEKPSIQTKKQYRKNRK
- the rpmC gene encoding 50S ribosomal protein L29 — translated: MKAIVEFRKKTKKDLYSELLQLLREQFNLRMQSVSGKLKQPHLLRKVRRNIAQVKTLLDEKEKIK
- the rplP gene encoding 50S ribosomal protein L16, with amino-acid sequence MLQPKRTKFRKMHKGRNRGLASGTNINFGAFGLQAIDRGRLTARQIESARRAITRCIKRQGKMWIRVFPDKPITQKPLEVRMGKGKGNVEYWVALVQPGKILYELDGVTEEESREAFKLAAAKLPIKTTFVNKMVM
- the rplN gene encoding 50S ribosomal protein L14; its protein translation is MIQEQTILHVADNSGARSAMCIKVLGGSRRRYARIGDVIKITIKEAIPRGKVKKGEVLKAVVVRTKKGVRRSDGSIIRFDTNACVVLNNNEQPVGTRIFGPVTRELRTEKFMKIISLAPEVL